The genomic DNA TGTTTCGCTCCGCCTCTCATGCCGAGCGAATGACCAAGGCGCTCGCTCACTTCTTAGGGTTGGTCCGCGCCCAACAGCAGAACCAACCCTTCTGACCGATATCGGTCTGCTCCGGGCCGACACTCGTGAAGAGATCGGCCCGGACACACCGCTGTCTCACCTACTCAATAATCGTCACAGTCATTTCAACCCGATCGATCGGGTTGTCGCATGGCCCCTTATCCGCAGGACTCGGTGCGCCGGTCTGGCACATGACTCGCGGCAGCGCCACGATCTTGTCCGCCACCCCGATGCCTTTGACGACCTCGCCGAAGATCGTATATTTACGATCTAAGAACCGGGACTCCTCGACGACGACAAAAAACTGGGATCCTGCGCTGTCCGGATCCTGCGCCCGCGCCATGGATACCACGCCACGCTTGTGAGGGAGATCGCTAAACTCGGCTTTGACATTGTGCCCCGGGCCGCCCTGGCCATACGCCCCCTTCTTCAGCGAATCCTTTGTGTTGGGATCGCCTCCCTGGATCATGAATCCCGGGATCGCCCGGTGGAAAATCGTACCGTTATAGAACCCCGACTTGGCCAACTTGATGAAATTCTCGACATGCTTCGGGGCGACGTCCGGAAGAAACTTGATCTCGATATCGCCGAACTTCGTCTTGATGACCGCACGCGCGTTACTCGCACTGACAGATTCGCTTCCGGCCGGAGCGGCATCGGCGGCCAGGCCGATTCCCGCGATCCCGACTGTCATGAACAGACTCATCATTCCCGCGATTCTTAAACGATTGCTCCATCGCTGCTGCGCCATCACCATGCCTCCTTCTAGTCGGTCCGCGACCTCTTGCTCACGCCAACTGCGTCAACGCTTCCTTCGCCGCCATTTGCTCTGCTTCTTTCTTACTGCGACCACGCCCGATCCCTCGCATGACTCCCTGAATGGTCAGCTCGACCTCAAAGACTTTCTCATGATCAGGACCCGATTCCCGAACCGTCTCATACTGCGGCAAACTTTCATACCGTTTCTGACAGACCTCCTGCAGCTGCGTTTTGTAATCCTCCATTCCCGGCCGGGCCTGCTCAGCGCGCGTCGCCAGCAATTCCTCCTCCAGCACCTGCAAGGTGAATTTTCTGCTGGCCTCAAGCCCACCGTCCAGGTAGATGGCGGCAATCAGCGCTTCGAGCGCGTCGGCTAACAGCGAATGCTTCTCGCGCCCTTTCGAAAGTTCTTCGCCTTTCCCCAGACGCAACAGCCGACCCAGCTTCATGCGCCTGGCCGCCTTCGCGAGCGAAGCCTCGCTGACCAGATGCGCTTTGAGCTTGGAAAGCCCGCCCTCGTTGCTACCCGGAAACTCGGCCGCGAGATACTCGCTCATGACAAGCGAGAGCACCGCGTCGCCGAGAAACTCCAGGCGTTCGTTCTGGGTTCGA from Nitrospira sp. ND1 includes the following:
- a CDS encoding peptidylprolyl isomerase, whose protein sequence is MAADAAPAGSESVSASNARAVIKTKFGDIEIKFLPDVAPKHVENFIKLAKSGFYNGTIFHRAIPGFMIQGGDPNTKDSLKKGAYGQGGPGHNVKAEFSDLPHKRGVVSMARAQDPDSAGSQFFVVVEESRFLDRKYTIFGEVVKGIGVADKIVALPRVMCQTGAPSPADKGPCDNPIDRVEMTVTIIE
- the rnc gene encoding ribonuclease III, producing the protein MTPATSIEAVQRLLGYRFHQPRLLEEALTHKSYSNERRSKDRTQNERLEFLGDAVLSLVMSEYLAAEFPGSNEGGLSKLKAHLVSEASLAKAARRMKLGRLLRLGKGEELSKGREKHSLLADALEALIAAIYLDGGLEASRKFTLQVLEEELLATRAEQARPGMEDYKTQLQEVCQKRYESLPQYETVRESGPDHEKVFEVELTIQGVMRGIGRGRSKKEAEQMAAKEALTQLA